TATACCCTACAACTCAAATTTTGTCAACGATATTTTTTTAATTTTATTAAATTTTAAAACTTTTCTTTATTTTTCAATAGATAAAATTTTAAAAATATTTTTATAATTTTTAATTTTTGAGAAAATTTTATAAAAAAATAAAAGACTGTTGCATTTTTTATTAAAAAAAATATAGATTAAAATTATGAAAAAATAAAACCAACAAAGATAAATGCTATAAAAAAATTTAAGAATTACATAATTTATTAAAAAAATTAAAACGTCAAGAATTTATATATCTAAAATAATACTACCTCAACGGAATAAATTTATCATTTTTAGTAAAATAAATTTTAGTTAATAATTTTCTAGAAGTATTAAGTAATTCTAAATTTTTTAAATTAAATCAAATTTATAAAATATGAAGTGATTTTTAATCTTATATTTCTTAAGTTTACAACAGCCTTTTCTAAATATTTTCTAAAGTGTCAAAGCTAGTTTATAATTTTTTCTCATTACATCACAAGAAGCTCCAAATTTTTCTAAATCCTCTTTTGACATAGGAAGTTCTATAACTTTTTCAACTCCATTTTTTCCAACTATAGCTGGAACACTAGCATAAACATCACTTTGTCCATACTCTCCCCTTAAAAGAGTAGACACCATACAAACTTTTCTCTCATCAGCTAAGATAGTTTTTATAATCTCAACACAAGAAGTTCCTATTCCAAATTCTGTAGAACCTTTTCCTTTTAGAACTAGCCAACCACCATATCTAGCATCATTAGCTATCTCTTCAAGATTAAGATGTCCATAAGTTTCTGGCTCCTCTTTCATAAGTTCTATTAAAGATTTTCCAAATATAGTAGCCACAGACCAAGGAACCATTTGAGATTCTCCGTGTTCTCCCATAACATAAGCATATATTGATTTTTGGTCTATATTTAATTTTTTAGATAAAACCTTTCTAAGTCTAGCTGAATCCAAAGTTGTGCTTGTAGAAAGAATTTTATTTGATGGATAATTTAATTTTGTTTGTAAATAATATGTGATAACATCTGCTGGATTTGATATATCTATTATAATTCCAGAAAATTTAGAATTTTTTATCCCCTCTACGACACTTTCAAGGCAAGTTATAGTTTTTCCTAAAGTATCCATTCTAGTTTCATTTAAGTTTGGTAGTGGACCAACAGAGATAACAATAATTTCTGCATCATCTATATCTGAATAATCTCCAGCTTTAACTCTTACTCTGTGTGGAAGATATACAACTGCGTCTGCTGTATCCTCTGCTTGAGCCAAAGCTTTCTTTTCATCTATATCTATATAAACTAATTCATCACACACCCCTTGTGTCACTAAAGAAAATCCCACATGAGAACCAACGTGTCCCGCTCCAATTACAACTATTTTTCTGCTTTTTATTTCCATAATTCAAGTATCCTCCTTAAAATAAGTTTTCATTAATAATATCACTAATTGAATTTATTTGCTAGTGAACAATTAAAAAAATTTTTTGTTCCTAATAAAAAAATAAAACACCCTACACTCTTTAAAAGTTGTAAGATGTTTTAAAAATCTTGTTCGTATATATTTTTTATTCTTCCTCTTGAGTTTCTTGTTCCTCTTGATTTTTTATCTCTTTTCTGTATAAGTGATATTGGAATAAATTATAAATTATATAATAGAATGAGAATATAAATAAACTATATTTTAATGTTGCAAGAACACAGATTACAAAAATTCCCATATATTTTTTAGGTACAAAATTAAATACTTTGTCTGGAGTTAAGAAAGTAATAGTAGATACCATTAGTATTGCAGAAATTATTGTTATAGAGATAAAGAACTCTGCATTAAAGAAATTGTATCCATATTTTTCTAAAGTTCTACAAAGTAATAAATAAGATATTATAGAAGCTGCCCCATTTGGAATAGGCATTCCACTAAAATCATCTTTTTCATTAGAAGCGACTGTAACAACATTAAACTTTACAAGTCTCATAACTCCACAAAGAGCATAAATAAATGCAACAGGGATTGCCATTGTTACAAATCTAGGATATTCCGATAAGATAGAATAAACTAAGATACTAGGAGCTATACCGAATGAGATAGCATCTGAAAATGAGTCAAACTCTTTTCCAAATTCACTGAAGGCATCAAACTTTCTAGCAGCTTTTCCATCTAATCCGTCACACACCATAGCTAAAAATATAAACCAAATAGCATAAGTATAATTAGATTTTATTGATGCAGTAATACTTAAGTAACCAAGAAGCATATTCGCAGCTGTAATTCCATTAGGTGCTAAATATTTTTTTTCAACCATTATTAATCACTTCCAATTTTTAGAATTCGTACATAGATACTATATTTTACCACATCATTTTCATTTTTTCAATTTTTTTTAAGCTTCGAAGAAAAAAATCAATTTTTCGTTGTCTAAGTTAATATAACTTAAATAAAAAGTTTTGAGTAATTTTAATCTATATGATATAATTATTGACATAAAAAAGGAGGAATTTTAGTGAAAAAAATAGTAAACGGATTAATAGGAATAACAATTTTAGCAGGAGTTGGAGTTTTCGGTCTAAAGGATATGGTTATCCAAAAAGTTTTAGAAAAACAAATGACTGAGGCTTTGGAAAGCAATGTTAGAATATATGGAGTAGATTATTTTATTTTTAAAGAGAAACTTGAATTAAAAGGAATTGGTATAGAGAGTAAAGAAGATGAATCAATAGACGCTATCTATATTAATAGAGTTTCTACTAATATTAAACTTCAACAGATTTTTGATAAAAAAATTGGTTTGGAAAATCTAGAAATAAGAGATATCGAACTTAATAAAAAAACAGATAGAAAAAATACAAAACCTGTTGTTAGAAAAATTGAAACTGAACTTACTAATAAAAAAATAAGTCCAGAGGAGATGCAAAAGTTAACTGAATCTTTCTTGGTTAATTATCAACATTTGCTTACAAAATTAAAAAGTGATAACAGCGAAAAAAATGCTAGACTTAAAGCTTTATTTATAAATGTAACAGTTCCAGCTCTAGATAAATTTATTGATTATAAACTTTCTGATATAGCTTCGTCTTATATGATAGACATTATCGATAAATACAATACTCTTAAAGCTAACTTCCAAGAATCAAAAGATTCTTTAGAAGAAGATGCTTGGGTAGTAGAGATTTCAGACCTTTTAGTTAAAACCTCTCTTCTTGGAAGAAATTTTGAGGGAGTTGTAAAAGGAATAACTACTGACAAAACTAAGATGAATAAAAATATTCCATTTAGTTTGGTGGCAAGTAACCAAGATGAAAAGAGTTCTATCACTGGTTATTTGAATATCGGTGCTTTTACTGGAGAGATTGACAGTAAATTTGAAAATATTGATGTTAATAATTTTATGACTGAAAAAGATTTAATCGAGGCAAAAGCTAACCTTGTCCAAAAAATATCTCTTGATGAGGAGAAAATATCAATAATCGGTAGACTTGATATGAAAGAATTAGATATTAATAAAGAAAAAGTTTCTGATTATTTCTTAAAAGATAAAGATGCTCTAGATATTATCGTCGGAGATACTAATGACAAAATCAAAAATTTAAAAGTAGAGTATAATTACAATCCTAGTTTTAATAGAGTTTTTGTAAATAGTAATATTGCAAAAGAAGTGGCTTCATATTTAGGTGGAAACGATAGACAATTAGATAAATTAAAAGAAGATTTTAACAATAAATATGGAGAAAAAATCAATAAAACGAAAGAAGAATTAAAATACAAACTAGAAGAATTTATAAATGTTTTTAATAAAAACTAATTTAGCAAGGAGAAAAAAATGTATATAGTTTTTGATGTTGGAAATACTAATATTGTTACGAGCATTCTTAACTCAGAGGGGATTGTTGAAGAAACTTTTAGAAATAGAACCAATGACAGA
The nucleotide sequence above comes from Fusobacterium perfoetens. Encoded proteins:
- a CDS encoding L-lactate dehydrogenase, which codes for MEIKSRKIVVIGAGHVGSHVGFSLVTQGVCDELVYIDIDEKKALAQAEDTADAVVYLPHRVRVKAGDYSDIDDAEIIVISVGPLPNLNETRMDTLGKTITCLESVVEGIKNSKFSGIIIDISNPADVITYYLQTKLNYPSNKILSTSTTLDSARLRKVLSKKLNIDQKSIYAYVMGEHGESQMVPWSVATIFGKSLIELMKEEPETYGHLNLEEIANDARYGGWLVLKGKGSTEFGIGTSCVEIIKTILADERKVCMVSTLLRGEYGQSDVYASVPAIVGKNGVEKVIELPMSKEDLEKFGASCDVMRKNYKLALTL
- the pssA gene encoding CDP-diacylglycerol--serine O-phosphatidyltransferase, with the translated sequence MVEKKYLAPNGITAANMLLGYLSITASIKSNYTYAIWFIFLAMVCDGLDGKAARKFDAFSEFGKEFDSFSDAISFGIAPSILVYSILSEYPRFVTMAIPVAFIYALCGVMRLVKFNVVTVASNEKDDFSGMPIPNGAASIISYLLLCRTLEKYGYNFFNAEFFISITIISAILMVSTITFLTPDKVFNFVPKKYMGIFVICVLATLKYSLFIFSFYYIIYNLFQYHLYRKEIKNQEEQETQEEE